Genomic segment of Phycisphaerales bacterium AB-hyl4:
GCGGTTCACGCCGAGGTGGCAGTGCTCGAACACGGCCCGCTACGGGGCAAGCTGCGGATCACCTACGGCTGGCCGTTGCCCGCGGGCCTGGCGCCGAACCGCGAGGCACGCCAGCGTGAAACCCGCCTTTGCCCGGTGGTGCTGGAGGTGACCCTGGAAGCGGCCAGCGAGCGGTTGGACGTCAATCTGATGTTCGACAATGCGGTGCAGGATCATCGCGTGCGCGTGGCGGTGCCGCTGCCGTTTGCCGTGGAAGCGGTGGATGTGGAGCGAGCATTTGTGGTGGCCCGCGAGGATCTTGGGCGATTCGAAGCCGAGCCGGGGCAGGACACGCATCCGATGCGGCACTGGGTAGATGCTGCGGATGACGCTGGCGGCGTGGCGTTCATCGGCCACGGGTTGCATGAATATGGCGTGGCGTCGAATGCAAAAAACGCTACTACGTTGTGCGTGACACTGCTGCGGGCGGTGCCGTATGTGTTTTATTGTGGCAGTTGGCAGACGCCGGCAGCCCAATTGCCCGGCAAGCTGGAGTATGACTTTGCTATGCAGTTTCACACGGGCGATTGGCAGGCAGCACGCTTGCCGCAACAAGCGACGCAGTGGTTGAGCCCGCAGTTTGTGGAGACAGTACCCCTGACGCCCGCTCCGCCCTGGGCCGAACGCCCGCATGCATCGGTGGCCCTTGAGGAGCAAGTGGATGACGCTTGGCACCCCACACCATCACACCGCTCGGCATGGCGAAGTCACTTCGGCGAGCGCGATGGTTGGCGGCGGGACGAACCGCTGGCGCAACCACATAAGCCCCTGCCGCAGCGACTTCAACCCCTGATCGTGGAAGCAGGCGACGTGATGCTGAGCACACTTAAGCCTGCCGAGCGCGACGAAGAGCAGGGGTTGATCCTCCGTGTATTCAGTTGCAGTCCCCAGCCGCAGCAGGTGGTGTTGAAAGTAAACCTGCCCATCGCCGGTGTCCATGCCTGCGATCTCGCGGAGCAGCTGCTGGAAGCCGTGCCCGTGAAAGACCATCGTCTGAATCTGACACTTCGGCCGTTTGAGATCCAAACGATTCATTTATCCTGCAAAGCCTGATGGCATGCCATGTCCAGCAGGGCACGTCACGTTCCGCTTCCCTTAAACGACCAACTCAAGAAACACCAACCCGCCGCAAGCCCCAACCATGCTTAAACGAAGCGAAATGAAGAAACTTCAGCAGCAGGCCCGTGACATGCTTCGCCAACAGGACATTGTGCTGACCGAACACGAGCGTGAGCAAATCGAGGTCGCTGAGTTCGGACTCAACGAGGCGCAGAAGAAAGCGCCCCGTTCAAAAATTCCGACACCGGCAAGTAGAAGGCTGGCAGCCAGATGCAGGGGCACCTATGAGCGGATGATTGACGACATGGACTTCAACGCCGGCCGCGTGCTCAGCGGCGAGCAGACGCTCGATGCGGCTGCAGCCGAGTTACAGCAGTTGGTGATCGACGTGGCTTCGGGCACGCCAAGCAAGCCTGAAGCACTGGGCCACCGGGAATACTTTGTCATGTACAAGCACCAGGACACGCCCCCGCTGTCGGTGGGCTGCCGGGTGTGATTGCAGGAAACGTTTTATGACCGCATCAGCATTCGAATTGAACGGCGAGGTCGCCCTCATCAGCGGCGGCGGCACGGGCCTGGGCCTGGGCATGGCCCGATGCATGGTCGACGCAGGGGCAAAAGTCGTTCTGCTGGGTCGACGGGAAGCGCCGCTGAAAGAAGCGGTGGAGTCACTGGGCGAAGCGGCGCACTATCGTGTGCAGGACGTGCGCGACGAGTCGGCCTTGCCCGGTATGCTCGCCTCGGTGCAGGAGCAGGTGGGCCCGGTCTCGATCGTGATCAACAACGCGGGCGTCCACCTGAAAAAGCCGGCGACCGAAACGAGCCTCGAATCATTTCAGCAGGTAATCGAGACGCACGTGCTCGGCGGCTTCGCTCTTACGCAGGCCGCCTTGCCCGGCATGCTCGAACGGGGCACGGGCAGCATCCTCTTCATCGCCTCGATGGCCTCGCTGATCGGCATCCCGCAGGTGGTGGCCTACTCGGCGGCGAAGAGCGCGTATTTGGGCATGGTCCGATCGCTGGCAGCCGAGCTGTCGCCCGAGGGCATTCGCGTCAACGCCATCGCTCCGGGCTGGATCGAGTCGCCCATGCTGCGTCAGGCGCTGAATGGCGATGAAGCGCGCAGCAACAAGATCCTCGGCCGTACGCCCCTGGCTCGCTTCGGTGAGCCGGACGACATCGGGAACGCGGCTGTCTACCTCAGTTCGCCTGCCGCCCGGTTCGTCACCGGCGTGGTGCTGCCGGTCGACGGCGGGGCGAGCATCGGCTTTTGACACGACGATTTCCAAGACCCCATGCAGTCACGCTATAGGAGGAGAACACCATGCCGTTTCGCATCACCCTGACCAGCCTGTTGACCCTGCTCGCCTGCGCCACGCTGGCTATCGCCCAGCCGATCCCTGGTGATGGCCTGCGCATCGACGCGATTTCCGACGACTTCGAAGACCCTGCCTGGTCGTTCAACCACGATACTGCCACCTCGGCCAACGGCCTGTGGCGCGGCTCGTTCCGTGGGGCACCGGATGTGGTGGAACCCATCGCCTCACCGGCCGGCGGGTTGTCCGGTCAGAGCCAGTCGCTGCTGCTGCGGTCGCAGGACTTCGGCAAGGACGCCACGCCCGGCCAGGATGACTTCGTCAGCCAGAGCTACACGAACCGGGGCGTGACCGCGCCCACCCGGGCTGACCTGCCCAGCGTGATCGCCCGCGTATACCTGCCGGAGGTTGAAGAACTGAACACCGAGTGGGGCGTGTTCGGGATGCGCCTGGAAGCGGTGTCGAACGATCGCGTCGGTGGCGCCGATGCCCTGGGGCGGTACTACCCGAGCATCTGGATCAACTACTGGCCGCAGGGCGAGTCGAATCATCCGACGCGCAGCCAGCCGTACCTGAGCTTCCGCCTGGGTGACGGTTATGCCATCGACGTGGCGGGCCCGTACCTCGCCGGCGGCGGCTGGTACACGTTCGGCCTCGCCTTCGACGAAGCGGGCATCGCCCACTACTACGCCAGCGGCGGCGTGGATCCGCTGACCGAAGCGGACCGGGTGTTCAACTCGACGCAGTTCGCCACGAATCACACCAGCGGCGTGAACCCGGGGATGGACAGCGTGAACTATCACTTTTTCAGCATGGGCTATCCGGAGACCCATGACTGGTCGATGGCCTTTCTGATCGACGACGTGTCGGTGTACATGATCCCCGAGCCGGGCTCGGCCTTGCTGGTGCTCGGCACGCTGGCGGGGATGATGATGCGGCGGCGGCGGGCTCGATGAACCGGATCACGCTGAGATGTATGTCGCGGAATGGAATGCTCACCGTTCGATTGAATAGCCGGTAGTGGTGGATTCGATGCAAGGAATCTACGACGTGCTGCAGCATCCATTGTCCGGGCAGATGATGGCTTCCTCGTTCGGTCGACGCATGAAACGGTCGGATGACCGAAGCTCATCCTTTTGGCAACAGGCTCATCACCGCGTCGCTGGGGCGGGCGATGACGTGGGCGGCGATGAGCTTGCCGAGGCTTTCGACCTTTGCCGAGCCGGCATCGATGGCGGCCTTGACCGCGGCGACGTCGCCCTGGATGACGATGGTGACGTAGCCGCCGCCGAGTTTCTCCTTAGCGACCACCTGCACGTCGGCGGCCTTGCAGGCGGTGTCGATGGCCTCGAAAACGGCGGTGAAGCCTTGCGTTTCAATGAAACCCAATGCGGGGATGGAGGCGTTGGTCATGGCGGGTGAGATCTCCTGGGGTAGCAGGACCACGTCCTGCGCGATAAGCGGGTTGAATTCCGGCAGGCTCCAGATCGCAGGCCAAGCCGTTTCGGGCAGGCCGTCGAGCACACGAGCGAGGACGCGGGTGTGCATGATCGCCGCCTGGGCGTGCGCGGCGTCGATGGCGGCGTCGAGGCTGGCGCGGTCGCCCACGAGTTTGATGACCAGGCCCAGCAGGTCGTTCAGTTCAGCTTGAAGCAGG
This window contains:
- a CDS encoding SDR family NAD(P)-dependent oxidoreductase — encoded protein: MTASAFELNGEVALISGGGTGLGLGMARCMVDAGAKVVLLGRREAPLKEAVESLGEAAHYRVQDVRDESALPGMLASVQEQVGPVSIVINNAGVHLKKPATETSLESFQQVIETHVLGGFALTQAALPGMLERGTGSILFIASMASLIGIPQVVAYSAAKSAYLGMVRSLAAELSPEGIRVNAIAPGWIESPMLRQALNGDEARSNKILGRTPLARFGEPDDIGNAAVYLSSPAARFVTGVVLPVDGGASIGF
- a CDS encoding PEP-CTERM sorting domain-containing protein (PEP-CTERM proteins occur, often in large numbers, in the proteomes of bacteria that also encode an exosortase, a predicted intramembrane cysteine proteinase. The presence of a PEP-CTERM domain at a protein's C-terminus predicts cleavage within the sorting domain, followed by covalent anchoring to some some component of the (usually Gram-negative) cell surface. Many PEP-CTERM proteins exhibit an unusual sequence composition that includes large numbers of potential glycosylation sites. Expression of one such protein has been shown restore the ability of a bacterium to form floc, a type of biofilm.) is translated as MPFRITLTSLLTLLACATLAIAQPIPGDGLRIDAISDDFEDPAWSFNHDTATSANGLWRGSFRGAPDVVEPIASPAGGLSGQSQSLLLRSQDFGKDATPGQDDFVSQSYTNRGVTAPTRADLPSVIARVYLPEVEELNTEWGVFGMRLEAVSNDRVGGADALGRYYPSIWINYWPQGESNHPTRSQPYLSFRLGDGYAIDVAGPYLAGGGWYTFGLAFDEAGIAHYYASGGVDPLTEADRVFNSTQFATNHTSGVNPGMDSVNYHFFSMGYPETHDWSMAFLIDDVSVYMIPEPGSALLVLGTLAGMMMRRRRAR
- a CDS encoding BMC domain-containing protein, producing the protein MSSNAPLPPPAVSEPPPCPRTMAVLEVAGFTAAVAVLDAAQKAAHVRLLQAELNDLLGLVIKLVGDRASLDAAIDAAHAQAAIMHTRVLARVLDGLPETAWPAIWSLPEFNPLIAQDVVLLPQEISPAMTNASIPALGFIETQGFTAVFEAIDTACKAADVQVVAKEKLGGGYVTIVIQGDVAAVKAAIDAGSAKVESLGKLIAAHVIARPSDAVMSLLPKG